The following are from one region of the Oreochromis aureus strain Israel breed Guangdong linkage group 1, ZZ_aureus, whole genome shotgun sequence genome:
- the bola3 gene encoding bolA-like protein 3, with amino-acid sequence MLACSRSLNSAVVSALRLLRSNQTAVTGQLQRPLSTQTDGEVRIAEILKEKFPAASSLKVVDISGGCGAMYEIHIESSEFKGKRTVQQHQLVNQALKDEIQNMHGLRIFTDVPKH; translated from the exons ATGTTGGCTTGTAGTCGCAGTTTGAACAGCGCTGTGGTGTCTGCACTCCGTCTTCTGCGCAGTAATCAG ACTGCCGTCACTGGACAGCTGCAAAGACCTCTGTCCACGCAAACCGACGGAGAGGTCCGCATCGCAGAGATACTGAAGGAGAAGTTCCCTGCAGCCTCGTCACTTAAAGTTGTGGATATATCAG GTGGCTGTGGGGCCATGTATGAGATCCACATAGAATCCAGTGAGTTCAAAGGAAAAAGGACTGTTCAGCAACACCAGTTAGTCAATCAG GCACTCAAAGATGAGATTCAAAACATGCATGGATTGCGAATATTCACAGATGTTCCAAAACATTAG